The genomic window GTTGCCAAGGGACCGCGGTCCTCGGCGGAGCAGGCCGAGTATTCTATATGTCGCAAAACTCCGTCTATGTGTGGACAACGGAGCAGAACCATCGAGATCGCACCGACAGCCGCTCGATGCTTTACCGAATGCCGCTTGACGGCTCGGCTCCCTCGGCTATCCAAGTCGCCGGTGCACCGGTCGATCAGTTCTCATTCTTTGAAAACGATAACGAGCAGCTCAATGTTGTGGTTCGCAGCGACGGACGCGGCGACCAAATGTGGAATGGCGAATACTCGATCGGCGATGTGGCTCTCTTTCGGGTCAGTACAGACTCATTCTCGGACGGCAGCAGCAAGGCATCCATCGAGAACTATCGGTCGCTGCCTAAACCGGAAGGATATACGTTCCAGAACCGCTTCGTCGGCGATTACGTTCTTTACGGAACCGGGAACGGCTGGAGTGATCAGAGGAATCGGTCGATGACGCCTCTTTACGCGGTCAATTGGCGTACGGCGACCGTAACCTTCCTGAATGTCGAGCACAGCGTCGATCGTATCGAGCCGCTCGGCAATGCCGCTGTCGTTGTAGGCATCAACGGGAACGACCTTTACTTTTCGCCGGTTCGCCTCGGGCGACGACCCGAGCTGCGAACACCGTATGTCCGACCGAATGCATCGCAGGGCGAACTTCGCAGCCACGGCTTTTTCTACAAGCCCGATGATGATAACAACGGTATGCTCGGGCTGCCCATCGCCCGCCAGGGCCGCGCGGGTTACCGGCATCTTATCGAAAACTCTGCGGCCATCATATTCCTTCGAAATAAAGGGCTAAACTTCGATGAAATGGGTGAGCTGGAGGCGCGGACGGCCTCGACAAATGACGGCTGCCGCGCGTCATGTATTGACTGGTATGGCAATGCCCGGCCGATATTCCTCCGAGGCCGCATCTTTGCCCTGCTCGGCTACGAGATCGTCGAGGGCCGTCTTAGCGACGGCCGCCTTTTAGAGAAACAACGCGTGAATTACTCACCTCGCGGCTTTACTGCCGGCCGAGGCGAATACGAAGAATGACGCTGTTCATTGCCCGATCTTCGGCGGCGCAAGCTTTTTCAGGCTTCCGTCGCCGGAGATGCGGCGCGAACCCGCGACCCTTTCCATCTGCGTCATCGCACGCAGAAAATTCCCGCCGAGCACCTTTCGGATCTCGATCTCCGTATAGCCGCGGCGAAGCATCTCGTAAGTAACGAGCGGCAGATCTTCAACGCCCCGCATACCGGCCGGAAGGAACGGCACGCCGTCAAAATCGCTCCCGATACCGATGTTATCAACCGTACCTGTAACCTTTTTGATGTGGTCGATGTGATCCACGATCACTGTGTAAGGTGCGATATAGATCGGATTTTCAGCATAAAGCTTTCGCTGCGCAGCGAGGAAGCCTGCCGGGTCATCCTTGAACTTCGCCCTCAACATTTCGAGCTGCGGCTTGAGC from Chloracidobacterium sp. includes these protein-coding regions:
- a CDS encoding beta-propeller domain-containing protein, which gives rise to MTKAVLNDGLSLSGAFFHCKDNYHRAFFSQMGDFSDRTYQVQESDKAMRSSIFTAGVILSVCIGVLAYSQFDTNLTNTGEQNTVRAAKEGKTMPAFSSEEALKAKLKANAARRRGSSFPAANSADGAGITEPAATMSAAESKSSADSRSTNDETSITNTQTAGVDEGGIVKVHGDHLVILRRGRLFTVKVGDGDLNPVSNINAYPPKISPSGDWYDEMLISGDTVIVVGYSYSRGGTEINLFDISPQGSLAYRSTYHLRSNDYYSSRNYASRLVGTKLVFYTPQYLGYSDDPMRSFPAIRRWHSGAQDSEFRSVVPATRVYHPAIPDDELAADALHTVTVCDLASGEMRCQGTAVLGGAGRVFYMSQNSVYVWTTEQNHRDRTDSRSMLYRMPLDGSAPSAIQVAGAPVDQFSFFENDNEQLNVVVRSDGRGDQMWNGEYSIGDVALFRVSTDSFSDGSSKASIENYRSLPKPEGYTFQNRFVGDYVLYGTGNGWSDQRNRSMTPLYAVNWRTATVTFLNVEHSVDRIEPLGNAAVVVGINGNDLYFSPVRLGRRPELRTPYVRPNASQGELRSHGFFYKPDDDNNGMLGLPIARQGRAGYRHLIENSAAIIFLRNKGLNFDEMGELEARTASTNDGCRASCIDWYGNARPIFLRGRIFALLGYEIVEGRLSDGRLLEKQRVNYSPRGFTAGRGEYEE